A genome region from Tolypothrix sp. PCC 7712 includes the following:
- a CDS encoding TniQ family protein: MSVNYYTEDEFWALEKPTIPERSQLFPLEPIGVGTLYVESLSGYIARLADCHTITTGELVLSKVIPLMRHKRSSVSSINIINHLFRDQDFFTSTNEKRIDIATTLIQALKELTWRQDLSCLWPLKWASIFFEFSILRLHQAWCPVCYDHWFVNNRVIYNPLLWLVNTIEECPEHDHQPLIEECPHCHEKFPPLSRYSRPGYCSICHLWLGSQKLNQLANEQTHSVDFWRQLLITPMHSHQSNKLVWQCMWFDDVDDLAANTPSDFLPPINEN; encoded by the coding sequence ATGTCAGTTAATTATTATACCGAAGATGAGTTTTGGGCTCTAGAAAAACCAACAATTCCAGAACGCTCTCAATTATTCCCACTCGAACCAATCGGTGTCGGTACGCTCTATGTCGAAAGCTTGAGTGGATATATTGCTCGCCTTGCCGACTGTCACACGATAACTACCGGAGAACTAGTTTTATCAAAAGTTATTCCATTGATGAGGCATAAAAGAAGCAGTGTTAGTTCTATAAACATCATTAATCATTTATTTAGAGATCAAGATTTTTTCACCTCTACCAACGAAAAAAGAATTGACATTGCTACCACTCTAATTCAAGCTCTAAAAGAATTGACCTGGCGTCAAGATTTATCTTGTTTATGGCCATTAAAATGGGCCAGCATTTTTTTCGAGTTTAGCATTTTGCGTTTGCATCAAGCTTGGTGTCCCGTATGTTATGACCACTGGTTTGTCAACAATCGAGTCATCTACAATCCACTGTTATGGTTAGTTAACACAATTGAGGAATGCCCTGAGCATGACCATCAGCCCTTGATTGAGGAATGCCCTCACTGTCACGAAAAATTTCCACCATTATCCAGGTATTCTCGTCCAGGGTATTGCTCAATCTGTCATCTGTGGTTAGGTAGCCAGAAACTCAACCAACTAGCCAATGAACAAACTCACAGCGTTGATTTTTGGCGACAGCTTTTGATTACTCCTATGCACTCTCATCAAAGCAACAAGCTTGTCTGGCAGTGTATGTGGTTTGATGATGTCGATGATTTGGCTGCCAATACGCCCTCTGATTTCCTGCCACCCATAAATGAGAACTAA
- a CDS encoding AAA family ATPase — translation MAVKHNRPFPQELLKQSLTERLNYFQGITIGHLRLKQALETLLLNLQQPTDICVFFVVGPAGVGKTTLRLRAEKLLMEGALASMKNHIYQIPVAGIEAIANEGGKFNYKDYYLRVLECLEKISFDSIATNSSLNYQNYSGFLSTTYFASKSSDTVRRALEKSMRHHKLTALMIDEAQHLLMVAGGKQMLHQMNWIKSLANITGVVHILFGTYDLLNCCHLSGQVSRRSDDIHLPRYSTDNKEDIAEFMRIIRTFQAHLPLLEEPCLVEQYEYLLDYSSGSVGLLKTWLTKALRNALAENATTLNIKYIQQNEYSKARRQQIEQEAQAGEKRWRNDVAPVALSLTNEDVKQPSQAKGRVGKRQAKRDTVGINLDVS, via the coding sequence ATGGCAGTAAAACATAACCGTCCATTTCCACAAGAACTCCTGAAACAATCATTAACCGAACGGTTGAACTATTTTCAAGGAATTACAATTGGACACTTACGATTAAAACAAGCTTTAGAGACTTTATTGCTCAACCTTCAACAACCAACAGATATTTGTGTTTTCTTTGTTGTTGGCCCAGCAGGAGTAGGTAAGACCACTTTACGACTAAGGGCTGAAAAACTGTTGATGGAAGGTGCATTAGCATCTATGAAAAATCATATTTATCAAATTCCAGTTGCAGGTATTGAGGCAATTGCTAATGAAGGAGGAAAATTTAATTATAAAGATTACTACCTCCGCGTTTTAGAATGTTTAGAAAAAATTTCTTTTGATTCAATTGCTACAAATAGTTCATTAAATTATCAAAATTATTCAGGGTTTCTTTCTACTACATACTTTGCTTCTAAAAGTTCCGATACGGTGCGTCGTGCTTTAGAAAAATCTATGCGGCACCATAAATTAACAGCATTGATGATAGACGAAGCCCAACATTTGCTGATGGTTGCTGGGGGAAAGCAAATGTTACATCAGATGAATTGGATAAAATCTCTTGCCAACATCACTGGTGTTGTACATATTTTATTTGGTACTTATGATTTACTTAACTGTTGTCACCTCAGTGGTCAAGTTAGCCGACGCAGCGATGATATACATTTACCTCGTTACTCAACAGATAACAAAGAAGATATAGCTGAGTTTATGCGGATTATCAGAACATTTCAGGCGCATTTACCTTTGCTTGAAGAGCCCTGCTTGGTAGAACAATATGAATATCTGTTGGATTATTCATCTGGTAGTGTTGGTCTTCTTAAAACTTGGTTAACAAAAGCTTTACGAAATGCTTTGGCAGAGAATGCAACAACCCTCAACATAAAGTATATTCAACAAAATGAATACTCAAAAGCACGGCGGCAGCAAATAGAACAGGAAGCACAAGCTGGAGAGAAGCGATGGCGCAACGATGTTGCTCCCGTAGCACTTAGTTTGACCAATGAAGATGTGAAGCAACCATCTCAAGCGAAAGGTCGTGTGGGAAAACGTCAGGCTAAAAGAGATACCGTAGGAATTAATCTTGATGTCAGTTAA